gattGAGTTGAAGAATAAAAGTGATGAAGCGGCTAATACTGAATCACAACTCAGAACCAAGGGTGAACTACTCGATACAGCAAATGAAGTAGTTCAAAGACAGGAGGTTGAACTACAAAATCTCCGAAGAGAAATtcaagagaaagagaaagagctACAAGTCTTCTTGACGATGCAGGAAACCGAAGAAGAGAAACTTAAAGTTTCCAAATCCAATTTGGAGAAGCAGGCAATGGATTGGCTCATAGCAAAGCAAGAAATGAAGAAATTGGAAGAGGAAACATCTAAATATGGTGGAGAAGCAAATCGGTCCCTAGAGGATTTCAAAAGAGTCAAGAAGCTACTTGCCGATGTAAGGTCTGAGTTAGTCTCATCTCAGAGAGCTTTGACATCCTCTAGAAAGAAAATGGAAGAGCAGGAAAATCTATTAGAAGATTGTCTCGAAGAACTTGAAGAGCAGAGAAGAAGTGTTATGTCTTACATGACAAGTTTGAAAGAAGCTCAAAATGAGGTAGAGAATGAGAAAGTGCAACTTACGGTTGCTGAAGCTCGAAACAAAGAACTTGAGAGGGATTTATCCATAGAAAAGGAGCTCGTTGAGGAGTTGCAGACTGAGAATAATACTAAGAAATCTTCTCTGCATGTAGCTATCAATGAAAAATCTGCTCTCCAGGAGGAGCTTGACTGTAAGAGTGCAGAGTTCGGAGAAACACAGAATCTTCTTCAGGTTAAAGAGTCAGAGCTAGTAGATGCTAGATTAGAGATTCAGCACTTGAAGTCTCAGTGCGCTTCTCTTCAGCTGATGTTGGAAGAAAAAGATAAGGAACTTCTGGATTCAAGAAAGACATTAGATGAACTAAATCAGGAAATAGCTGAGCTGAGGGTGAACATGAACAGTCAAGAACAGCAACTTATTCAGGCAACAAGTATgttgaaagaaaaagaggaatCCATGCAGATAATGCAACTTGAGTTAAATGatacaaaaatgaaatattcagaAGCTGAGACCGTTGTGGAACATATGGTAGACCTGACTAACAAATTGGTTATTTCTGTTAAGGATGACGTGTTGAGCCCACTCAGTCACACAGATGAAATGTGGTCATCTCAGCTGGTGGAGAAACCAACTGATGCTTTTATGTGGCACAAAAACCAGCTTGAAAATGAACTTGAGTTAACCAGAGAAAGCCTGAGGAGTAGAGAAATGGATTCTCTTGCAGCACAAAGGGCTCTTAAACTCAAAG
This genomic stretch from Solanum stenotomum isolate F172 chromosome 10, ASM1918654v1, whole genome shotgun sequence harbors:
- the LOC125841420 gene encoding uncharacterized protein LOC125841420, which translates into the protein MALPALPLATLTFSSLCQPTEFCFMRLEWKKRLVLMTAHHGRGPSSRIVRSVLDNRKSNITGDEATEPARVLLERLFAQTQKLEQQIGRNIYFPQVAELGLNLGKLESDLQDALAALKKKEEDIQDTERKVLMEYNELNRAKIELEQRVEEMAAANSRQEKLENELRQANLILVSQAAEIEDLKFRFNEIDQEISAAQTALVSKEDEINKMMIELKNKSDEAANTESQLRTKGELLDTANEVVQRQEVELQNLRREIQEKEKELQVFLTMQETEEEKLKVSKSNLEKQAMDWLIAKQEMKKLEEETSKYGGEANRSLEDFKRVKKLLADVRSELVSSQRALTSSRKKMEEQENLLEDCLEELEEQRRSVMSYMTSLKEAQNEVENEKVQLTVAEARNKELERDLSIEKELVEELQTENNTKKSSLHVAINEKSALQEELDCKSAEFGETQNLLQVKESELVDARLEIQHLKSQCASLQLMLEEKDKELLDSRKTLDELNQEIAELRVNMNSQEQQLIQATSMLKEKEESMQIMQLELNDTKMKYSEAETVVEHMVDLTNKLVISVKDDVLSPLSHTDEMWSSQLVEKPTDAFMWHKNQLENELELTRESLRSREMDSLAAQRALKLKEQELKIVRQKLNDREEEINKMKNMTRDADGLRQSYVLAQERTGENSTGDLAVEKLQFEGAQLEVEAATSALQKLAELSRDLLNKASLTIEADYDSSLLLVDIPETAANVSSSFECLAEVYSEMAQLSALSEKLVKEAGILCPQ